A window from Methylococcus mesophilus encodes these proteins:
- a CDS encoding sensor histidine kinase, with the protein MNKTADIAATANESCSVMQATLRLNLLYWLCMFAADSLLGYFINIDPIESAPLKLVLFGFSALMTYAMARLLFRLRHRLSFLQKAFLCFLMAAVAAPVYTAIDFLNYTLCQYPKPVTLDPVYSGYTLIEGASMLFGWSCLFVAVLDNFEVLERERLLAVARKEALAAQMQALRYQINPHFLFNTLNSIAGLIEEGAATRAERMVLSLSTFMRTTLALDPMHDVSLADEIALQEEYLEIERERFADRMSFKISVPDDVKSALVPSLILQPLIENSIKHGVGATVGPVEVTLSAYREDNRLHVIVENDMPRDDASADSRPGMGVGLCNVDERLRVRFQDAAGFLAGRISTSRYRAAIILPWRSA; encoded by the coding sequence ATGAACAAGACCGCCGACATTGCCGCCACCGCCAATGAGTCCTGCAGCGTCATGCAGGCCACGCTGCGCCTCAACCTGCTGTATTGGCTCTGCATGTTTGCGGCCGACAGCCTATTGGGTTATTTCATCAATATCGATCCGATTGAATCCGCCCCGCTGAAACTCGTGTTATTCGGCTTCAGCGCGTTGATGACCTATGCGATGGCGAGATTATTGTTTCGCCTGCGTCACAGGCTGTCATTTCTGCAAAAGGCCTTTCTCTGTTTCCTGATGGCGGCAGTCGCCGCGCCGGTCTACACCGCGATAGATTTTCTCAACTACACCCTCTGTCAATATCCAAAACCTGTCACCCTCGATCCGGTGTATTCCGGTTATACCCTGATTGAAGGCGCCTCCATGCTGTTCGGATGGAGTTGTCTATTCGTCGCGGTGCTCGATAACTTTGAAGTCCTTGAGCGCGAACGCCTGCTGGCTGTCGCGCGCAAAGAAGCGCTCGCCGCTCAAATGCAGGCGCTCCGCTACCAGATCAACCCGCATTTTCTGTTCAACACGCTCAACTCCATCGCCGGACTGATCGAAGAAGGCGCCGCCACCCGCGCCGAACGCATGGTGCTTTCGCTCTCAACCTTCATGCGTACCACGCTTGCGCTCGATCCCATGCATGACGTGTCGCTCGCCGACGAAATTGCTCTTCAGGAAGAATATCTGGAGATCGAACGCGAGCGATTCGCCGACCGTATGTCGTTCAAAATCTCTGTACCGGACGACGTGAAGTCCGCCCTTGTGCCCAGCCTCATTCTTCAGCCTCTGATTGAAAACTCGATCAAGCACGGTGTCGGTGCGACGGTTGGCCCCGTGGAAGTCACGCTCAGTGCCTATCGCGAAGATAACCGGCTTCACGTTATTGTCGAAAACGATATGCCGCGCGACGATGCATCCGCCGATTCCCGTCCAGGCATGGGCGTGGGTCTGTGCAACGTGGATGAGCGTCTGCGCGTGCGCTTTCAGGATGCCGCCGGTTTTCTCGCAGGCCGAATATCCACCAGCCGTTACAGGGCCGCCATTATTCTGCCTTGGAGAAGCGCATGA
- a CDS encoding DUF6326 family protein, which translates to MQNTQEKLSARWLLVILNMMFADIVGFLVPGVLEAMLWFTKLKRTIHMLEDIKINTKVQLTALWTAFMFLYIYVDYFHLYMPGSIRNILAGKMFVFDITQGVLLTGLASVTIPALMIFLSVVLTAKVNRWTNIIVATVYIPYTLFNLAGEAWMHMVFGAVVEVILLSLIISYAWKWPRQGSEP; encoded by the coding sequence ATGCAAAACACTCAAGAAAAATTATCGGCTCGCTGGTTATTAGTGATACTAAACATGATGTTCGCGGACATCGTGGGATTCCTGGTTCCGGGGGTGCTTGAAGCCATGTTATGGTTCACAAAACTGAAAAGGACGATACACATGCTGGAAGATATAAAAATCAACACAAAAGTGCAACTCACGGCTCTATGGACTGCGTTCATGTTTCTCTACATTTATGTTGATTATTTCCATTTGTATATGCCGGGTTCCATAAGAAATATCCTGGCAGGAAAAATGTTTGTATTTGACATTACACAAGGCGTTCTATTGACAGGACTGGCCTCGGTGACGATTCCAGCTCTAATGATTTTCCTCTCCGTTGTCTTGACAGCTAAAGTCAATCGCTGGACAAACATAATCGTGGCCACAGTTTATATTCCATATACGTTGTTCAATCTGGCAGGTGAGGCTTGGATGCATATGGTGTTTGGCGCTGTTGTAGAAGTCATTCTGCTCTCCCTGATTATCAGTTATGCGTGGAAATGGCCTCGCCAAGGTAGTGAACCATAG
- a CDS encoding DUF4189 domain-containing protein codes for MSLRKKQNVQLFIFGTLSVISSYALACPPGYYPTGGDHVGWHACAPMNGGISNEPENNESAGQQRSEEQWDERWGAIATADGAMGQAVSKSSKQEAENEALADCTSRAGNQPCKLKVAYYNQCVALSWGSEGNVAARGPDIKEVEQSATEKCSESFSNCKIYYSACSLPVRN; via the coding sequence ATGTCATTGCGCAAAAAACAAAATGTTCAGCTATTTATTTTTGGCACACTCTCGGTCATCAGTAGTTACGCCTTGGCATGCCCGCCCGGATATTATCCAACCGGCGGTGATCATGTTGGCTGGCACGCTTGCGCGCCGATGAATGGTGGCATTAGCAATGAGCCGGAAAACAACGAGTCCGCAGGACAGCAAAGGTCAGAAGAACAATGGGATGAGCGCTGGGGCGCCATTGCCACTGCCGATGGCGCGATGGGTCAAGCTGTTTCCAAAAGCTCAAAGCAAGAGGCCGAGAATGAAGCGTTAGCTGATTGTACAAGCCGCGCTGGAAATCAGCCCTGTAAGCTAAAAGTCGCATACTACAACCAATGTGTTGCCCTATCTTGGGGAAGCGAAGGCAATGTTGCTGCAAGGGGGCCAGATATTAAGGAAGTTGAGCAAAGCGCAACGGAAAAATGCTCGGAATCTTTCAGCAATTGCAAAATCTACTACTCGGCTTGCAGTCTGCCGGTGAGGAATTGA
- a CDS encoding sensor histidine kinase, translating to MLGIFQQLQNLLLGLQSAGEELMRQLEPDDESPAGRKSIQSLQLQIEDGRPPRESLFGDAFRLGVAYLLLATLFFGISSYIPGPEPYKHVPAGFAGHSVLVEIMSGLTSFFIMSVAVWHLRKNRMIHNLMMCFFISAVVSIADFISRRELYIMLYATDNLNMDNIQELFMCWAMFFGWSSVFLTLLYSFDVRDRERQLAAVREEAFSAQMKALRYQINPHFLFNTLNSIAGLIEEGAATRAECMVLSLSTFMRTTLTLDPMHDVSLADEIALQEEYLEIERERFSDRMTFKIDMPDSVRNALVPSLILQPLIENAVKHGVGATSGPVEIVLSAYRAADRLHIALENDMPHDDAKENRRPGMGVGLRNVEERLSARFQEDAHFSAGCIALGRYRVAMELPWRQA from the coding sequence ATGCTCGGAATCTTTCAGCAATTGCAAAATCTACTACTCGGCTTGCAGTCTGCCGGTGAGGAATTGATGCGCCAGCTTGAGCCGGACGATGAATCTCCTGCCGGACGCAAGAGTATCCAGTCTTTACAACTTCAGATCGAGGATGGAAGACCTCCTCGTGAATCCCTGTTTGGAGACGCCTTCAGGCTGGGAGTGGCCTACCTGCTCCTGGCTACTTTATTCTTCGGCATATCTTCATATATTCCAGGCCCGGAACCCTACAAACATGTTCCGGCAGGTTTCGCCGGTCATTCCGTATTGGTCGAAATTATGTCTGGACTTACATCATTTTTCATCATGTCGGTTGCAGTCTGGCATCTGCGCAAAAACAGGATGATTCACAACTTAATGATGTGCTTCTTTATATCTGCCGTCGTTTCCATAGCGGATTTCATTTCAAGAAGAGAGCTTTACATAATGCTCTATGCCACCGATAACCTGAACATGGATAATATCCAGGAGCTGTTCATGTGTTGGGCCATGTTTTTCGGCTGGTCTAGTGTGTTTCTTACGCTTTTGTACAGCTTTGATGTCAGAGATCGGGAACGCCAATTGGCAGCGGTTCGGGAAGAAGCCTTTTCCGCGCAAATGAAAGCGCTGCGCTACCAGATCAATCCGCATTTTCTGTTCAACACCCTCAACTCCATTGCCGGGCTGATCGAGGAAGGGGCAGCGACACGCGCCGAATGCATGGTGCTGTCGCTTTCGACCTTCATGCGCACCACGCTGACGCTCGACCCCATGCATGACGTATCGCTCGCCGACGAAATCGCCCTGCAGGAAGAGTATCTGGAGATCGAACGCGAGCGATTCTCCGACCGCATGACGTTCAAAATCGACATGCCGGATAGCGTGCGCAACGCACTGGTGCCCAGTCTCATCTTGCAGCCGTTGATCGAAAATGCCGTCAAGCACGGCGTCGGCGCTACCAGCGGCCCGGTCGAAATCGTGCTTAGCGCCTACCGCGCCGCCGATCGCCTCCATATTGCCCTGGAAAACGACATGCCACACGACGACGCAAAAGAAAATCGTCGTCCGGGTATGGGCGTCGGGCTGCGCAACGTAGAAGAGCGCTTGAGTGCCAGATTTCAAGAAGATGCACACTTTTCAGCCGGGTGTATTGCGCTCGGGCGCTACCGCGTTGCCATGGAACTACCCTGGAGGCAGGCATGA
- a CDS encoding LytR/AlgR family response regulator transcription factor, translated as MTGLNVLVVDDEPLARRRLVRLLGKLDWVGYIEQAADVAEARRKILDLQPDLLLLDILMPGGSGFDVLEQLGPEPPIVVFVTAFDHHALRAFEANAVDYLTKPIEPGRFGLAMEKAKSAVAARNQSDRIAELQETIAALKRSLREQPRQNHEFWVKVRGEHIRIAQEGIIRFQAERDYVRIHVAGAEYLYHETLTALEQRLDPDKFIRIHRSAIVRCSAIARLKSAPFSALIAVLEDGSEIRVGRTYAPGVRGRLIQA; from the coding sequence ATGACGGGTCTCAATGTGCTCGTTGTGGATGACGAACCGCTTGCCCGACGCCGGTTGGTTCGCCTGCTGGGCAAACTTGATTGGGTTGGCTACATCGAACAAGCAGCCGATGTGGCGGAAGCCCGCCGCAAAATACTCGATTTGCAGCCGGACCTCCTGCTGCTGGATATTTTGATGCCCGGAGGCTCAGGTTTTGACGTGTTGGAACAATTAGGCCCGGAGCCGCCCATCGTCGTCTTCGTCACCGCCTTCGATCACCACGCTTTGCGCGCGTTCGAAGCCAATGCCGTCGATTACCTCACCAAACCGATCGAACCTGGCCGTTTCGGGCTGGCGATGGAAAAGGCAAAATCCGCTGTCGCCGCGCGTAACCAAAGCGACCGTATCGCCGAATTGCAAGAAACCATCGCCGCCCTCAAACGCAGCCTGCGCGAACAACCCAGGCAAAACCACGAATTCTGGGTCAAGGTCCGGGGAGAACACATCCGCATCGCGCAAGAGGGCATCATCCGGTTCCAGGCCGAACGCGACTATGTGCGTATCCATGTCGCGGGGGCGGAATACCTCTACCACGAAACGCTGACGGCCCTCGAACAACGCCTGGACCCCGACAAGTTCATCCGTATCCATCGCAGTGCCATCGTGCGCTGCAGCGCCATTGCCCGTCTCAAATCCGCTCCCTTCTCCGCATTGATTGCGGTGCTGGAAGATGGCTCGGAAATTCGTGTGGGCAGAACCTATGCCCCTGGCGTTCGCGGCAGGCTTATACAAGCTTAA
- a CDS encoding winged helix-turn-helix transcriptional regulator, with translation MAKVKLNARCPIDYALEVFGDRWTLLVLRDLMLSGKRHYRDLRASKEGIASNILAARLRKMEADGLVIRKQNAEDKRQFFYELTEKALDLVPVLLEISRWSATYDNNTAAPPDLMRRYDEEPQQLIAELKEAARVRQTS, from the coding sequence ATGGCTAAAGTTAAGCTGAACGCAAGATGCCCAATCGACTACGCTCTCGAAGTGTTCGGAGACCGGTGGACATTGCTCGTACTCCGCGACTTGATGCTAAGCGGCAAACGGCACTATCGAGACTTGAGAGCCTCCAAGGAAGGCATAGCCAGCAACATTCTGGCTGCGCGGCTCCGGAAAATGGAGGCGGACGGGCTCGTCATCCGCAAACAAAACGCCGAAGATAAGCGCCAGTTCTTCTATGAGCTCACGGAAAAAGCGCTCGACTTGGTGCCTGTTCTGCTTGAAATCAGCCGTTGGAGTGCAACGTACGACAACAATACAGCGGCACCGCCGGACCTCATGCGCCGTTACGATGAGGAACCGCAACAACTCATCGCCGAATTGAAGGAAGCGGCGCGAGTGCGGCAGACATCATAG
- a CDS encoding MAPEG family protein: MSSINSAAPEIPLSRIYTAPGIIIGSVLAWISWAVAGAHHYVQPESLIPSMAALMILTASVWLVMVVVRNVAVIRGLASVRYFADYKSDLPTDDRLERPARTFNNLMQVPTLFYVVCILMLVTKSTDNVQVILAWTFVVLRWFHAAIYMALNWVPYRFAVWAASCIVLGVIWFRFAGQTSFG; this comes from the coding sequence ATGTCATCGATAAATTCTGCAGCTCCAGAGATCCCGTTGTCCCGGATTTACACCGCTCCGGGCATCATTATCGGATCCGTCCTGGCATGGATTTCTTGGGCGGTAGCAGGGGCACACCATTACGTTCAACCCGAGTCGCTTATTCCTTCCATGGCGGCGCTCATGATCCTGACGGCATCGGTGTGGCTCGTCATGGTTGTCGTCCGTAACGTGGCGGTGATCCGAGGGCTCGCTTCCGTTCGGTATTTCGCTGATTACAAGTCAGATCTGCCAACCGACGATCGTCTAGAACGTCCCGCGCGGACGTTCAATAATCTTATGCAAGTACCGACGCTCTTTTACGTCGTTTGTATCTTGATGTTGGTCACAAAGAGTACCGACAACGTTCAAGTCATCCTCGCATGGACGTTCGTGGTGCTTCGGTGGTTCCATGCGGCTATCTATATGGCTCTTAATTGGGTGCCCTATCGTTTCGCAGTCTGGGCGGCTAGCTGCATAGTCCTCGGCGTGATCTGGTTCCGTTTCGCGGGGCAAACCTCCTTTGGTTAA
- a CDS encoding AraC-like ligand-binding domain-containing protein — MANPIPNGFKLSTAEVAPRDRYGWLMDVIRREYVKVEVRPPGDGELYNEMTIYPWKDSRLSVIRSRPIGIERLPGEPHRVDQDAYFAVVLLAGRYSLEQQGKSVLLRPGDLTLYDATRPHRIECPANFAKLIVSIPRTILGGRVPGIEHCTALRVPGDRGLGAVASSFIRAAASQAGQLTPDEFQQLSGHTLDLLAAAFASLPSGTPRVARERSVSLALAKDFIERHLADPDLNAAGIACGVGLSARYIRELFLEEGTSPMRHVWRRRLENCRRDLLDARHAGRHVSEIAFRWGFNDASHFSRTFKRHFGCSPREYRGN; from the coding sequence ATGGCGAATCCCATCCCTAATGGATTCAAGCTGTCGACTGCGGAAGTTGCACCCCGCGACAGGTACGGCTGGCTTATGGATGTGATCAGGCGTGAGTACGTCAAGGTGGAAGTACGGCCCCCTGGAGACGGGGAGCTGTACAACGAGATGACGATTTATCCGTGGAAGGATAGTCGCCTGTCCGTGATCCGCTCCCGCCCGATTGGCATCGAACGGCTCCCCGGTGAACCGCATCGGGTGGATCAGGACGCCTACTTTGCCGTAGTGTTGCTTGCCGGCCGCTATTCGCTGGAGCAGCAGGGGAAAAGTGTGCTCCTCCGGCCGGGCGACCTGACGCTTTACGATGCCACGAGGCCGCACCGCATCGAATGTCCGGCGAATTTCGCAAAGCTCATCGTTTCCATCCCACGGACCATCCTCGGAGGACGGGTTCCCGGGATCGAGCATTGCACCGCCTTACGCGTCCCCGGTGATCGAGGATTGGGTGCGGTGGCGTCGAGTTTTATCCGCGCGGCAGCGTCTCAGGCCGGGCAGTTGACGCCTGATGAATTCCAACAACTTTCGGGACATACGCTCGATCTGCTGGCGGCGGCATTCGCGTCGTTACCTTCCGGAACACCCCGCGTCGCGCGGGAGCGGTCCGTTTCGCTTGCCCTCGCGAAGGATTTCATCGAGCGGCATCTGGCCGATCCGGATCTGAATGCCGCCGGCATAGCCTGCGGTGTGGGTTTGTCAGCCCGTTACATCCGCGAGCTTTTTCTGGAGGAAGGTACCTCTCCCATGCGCCACGTGTGGCGCCGCCGGTTGGAGAATTGCCGTAGAGACTTGCTCGATGCGAGACATGCCGGGCGCCATGTGTCAGAAATTGCGTTTCGTTGGGGATTCAACGACGCCTCGCATTTCAGCCGTACATTCAAGAGGCACTTTGGCTGTTCGCCTCGTGAATACCGGGGGAATTAA
- a CDS encoding DUF3047 domain-containing protein: protein MNDIHALDPADFRSRFETLLERLPKEELAEHSFVDVPCDRKPWLDTGIDLAEGESVTSFAVGKTQLQGADFWFGADFQLWFRIGADGEIFRGTRASHSFTAERSGRLYLASYFPGEWSTRTGGLATPDEAYLQASGTLAVLILRWRKAPLEGLNKLAEIGDVEGLVASEIDRLTHPIETPPGWNYLWFAGPAEIYRPCRTPEEKPAICCHTHRDVGLLQKDIVLPLSPDTRLRWAWRMDRLPSAVREDTLPTHDYLSIAVEFDNGQDITYYWSAELPVGTGYRCPIPTWTARETHVVIRSGSEGLGRWFDEERNVYRDYLEYIGGPLPGNIVRVWLIAVSLFQGREGDGRYANIAFVTGERRVPVTANG, encoded by the coding sequence ATGAACGACATTCATGCACTGGACCCAGCCGATTTCCGCAGCCGCTTCGAAACCTTGCTCGAGCGGCTGCCGAAGGAGGAACTGGCCGAACACAGCTTCGTCGACGTGCCGTGCGACCGCAAACCCTGGCTGGACACCGGCATCGATCTGGCCGAGGGCGAATCCGTCACCAGTTTCGCCGTGGGCAAGACCCAGCTGCAGGGCGCGGATTTCTGGTTCGGCGCGGACTTCCAGTTGTGGTTCCGCATCGGCGCGGACGGAGAAATATTCCGCGGCACCCGGGCTAGCCACAGCTTCACGGCCGAACGCTCCGGCCGGCTTTATCTGGCCAGCTACTTCCCCGGCGAATGGTCGACCCGGACCGGCGGGCTGGCCACCCCGGACGAAGCGTATCTGCAAGCCTCGGGAACCCTGGCCGTGCTGATCCTGCGCTGGCGAAAGGCGCCGCTGGAAGGGCTGAACAAACTGGCGGAAATCGGCGACGTGGAAGGACTGGTCGCCTCCGAAATCGACCGCCTGACCCACCCCATCGAAACACCGCCGGGCTGGAACTACCTGTGGTTCGCGGGACCGGCCGAAATCTACCGGCCCTGCCGGACGCCGGAGGAAAAGCCCGCCATCTGCTGCCATACCCACCGCGACGTGGGATTGCTGCAAAAGGACATCGTGCTCCCGCTGTCGCCGGACACCCGCCTGCGCTGGGCCTGGCGGATGGACCGACTGCCCTCGGCGGTCCGCGAAGACACCCTGCCGACCCACGACTATCTCAGCATCGCCGTGGAATTCGACAACGGCCAGGACATCACCTATTACTGGAGCGCCGAGCTCCCGGTCGGCACCGGCTACCGCTGCCCGATCCCCACCTGGACCGCGCGCGAAACCCATGTGGTGATCCGTTCCGGCAGCGAGGGCCTGGGCCGATGGTTCGACGAAGAGAGGAACGTCTACCGGGACTATCTGGAGTACATCGGCGGCCCGCTGCCGGGCAACATCGTACGCGTATGGCTGATCGCCGTGAGTCTGTTCCAGGGCCGCGAAGGCGACGGGCGCTACGCGAACATCGCCTTCGTCACAGGGGAGCGGCGCGTTCCCGTTACCGCCAATGGCTGA
- a CDS encoding helix-turn-helix domain-containing protein, with the protein MRKLYPAHSQLYLGPGRALYCGPIQRLETHVYGAAVLHVGIYRPFRIRLAGGAWRAASCAIVPAGISHALDLAGGVHGKLFVEKDGADAPGLYHRFPHPETAARFFEDAEAVECFRRIYEEDPGRASVEERLNRLLACPERRPWAPDARIRQVVELIGREPDRNFSQEELAARIGLSPSRFLHLFRQQTGLPYRRFRQWKRMMSAFALLHATDSLTRAALDAGYADATHFSHSFRATFGVNPAPVFRTLGRFEMGP; encoded by the coding sequence ATGCGCAAGCTTTATCCCGCACATTCGCAGCTTTATTTGGGGCCGGGGCGGGCGCTGTATTGCGGCCCGATCCAGCGCCTCGAGACTCACGTCTACGGCGCCGCTGTCCTCCATGTCGGGATCTATCGTCCGTTCCGCATCCGTCTCGCCGGCGGCGCATGGCGCGCGGCGTCCTGCGCCATCGTGCCCGCGGGGATCAGCCATGCCTTGGACTTGGCGGGCGGGGTGCACGGCAAGCTGTTCGTGGAAAAGGACGGCGCCGATGCGCCGGGCTTGTACCACCGGTTTCCCCATCCGGAGACGGCGGCGAGGTTTTTCGAGGATGCGGAAGCGGTTGAGTGCTTCCGCCGGATTTACGAGGAGGACCCCGGCCGGGCTTCCGTCGAGGAGCGGCTGAACCGGCTGCTGGCGTGCCCGGAGCGGCGCCCGTGGGCGCCGGACGCCCGCATCCGCCAAGTGGTCGAGCTGATCGGGCGGGAGCCGGACCGGAATTTTTCCCAGGAGGAACTGGCGGCCCGGATCGGCTTGTCGCCCTCGCGGTTCCTGCATTTGTTCCGCCAGCAGACCGGCTTGCCCTACCGGCGCTTCCGCCAGTGGAAGCGCATGATGTCCGCCTTCGCTCTGCTGCATGCCACCGACAGCCTGACCCGCGCCGCTCTTGATGCCGGCTACGCGGACGCGACCCATTTCAGCCACAGCTTCCGCGCTACCTTCGGCGTGAATCCGGCGCCGGTGTTCCGCACACTGGGCCGGTTCGAGATGGGGCCGTGA
- a CDS encoding AEC family transporter produces MTAVFAPLVFIVFIGALLRLRNPQMEDVRRAMNRLVLVVFLPALVFRTVMETNLDRLFYEIPLAAATGIVGCLLVSLMVFHFLPIPGRTKGAMVLGASFGNVTYLGLPVLLETFPNASEQVSEVSVLFEVTKSSINLTVGAMIAIHYGSREAITFRKTAFEAFKLPPIWGLFLAILFKVNGIPCPAFLQEATHILASAVSGLMVLSLGMAFHFRASRLFWLVIPVSVIKLILSPLLMGRVVSWYDIAGVYADAAILEAGMPSQLLSFVISSRFELDEETLATVILLDTLLAFLSIPLIGKYLMPG; encoded by the coding sequence ATGACCGCTGTTTTTGCACCCCTGGTCTTTATCGTTTTCATCGGCGCATTGCTTCGTCTTCGAAATCCACAGATGGAGGATGTCCGGCGAGCGATGAACCGGCTGGTTCTCGTCGTCTTCCTTCCGGCGCTGGTCTTTCGGACCGTCATGGAAACGAACCTTGACCGGCTCTTTTACGAAATTCCTCTCGCTGCAGCCACCGGCATCGTGGGATGTCTCTTGGTGTCCCTGATGGTTTTCCACTTCTTGCCGATTCCAGGCCGTACCAAGGGCGCGATGGTCCTGGGCGCCAGTTTCGGCAACGTCACCTACTTGGGTCTGCCTGTCCTGCTCGAAACCTTTCCGAATGCGTCCGAGCAAGTATCCGAGGTGAGCGTTCTGTTCGAGGTCACCAAATCTTCGATCAATCTGACCGTAGGGGCCATGATCGCTATCCATTACGGAAGCCGCGAGGCGATTACCTTTCGAAAAACGGCATTCGAGGCGTTTAAGCTCCCCCCTATCTGGGGCCTGTTCCTCGCGATACTGTTCAAGGTCAATGGGATTCCCTGCCCGGCATTCCTTCAGGAGGCTACGCATATCCTGGCATCGGCGGTGAGTGGCCTGATGGTGCTGTCGCTCGGCATGGCCTTTCACTTCAGGGCCTCACGCCTGTTCTGGCTGGTCATACCGGTTTCCGTGATCAAGCTGATCCTCTCTCCCTTGCTGATGGGGCGGGTGGTTTCCTGGTACGACATCGCCGGTGTGTATGCGGATGCTGCGATCCTGGAGGCAGGCATGCCCAGCCAGCTGCTTTCGTTTGTCATTTCGTCCCGGTTCGAGCTGGATGAGGAAACGCTGGCCACCGTCATCCTGCTCGATACCCTGCTGGCCTTTTTGAGCATCCCGCTGATAGGGAAATATCTGATGCCGGGCTGA
- a CDS encoding cupin domain-containing protein: protein MKTPLDLPALDPAGVPVRTSSIYPTEEQRQRVKGRSKQALGDALGLQNFGVNLVRLEPGAISAFRHWHSRQDEFVYVLEGELTLVTETGEQCLAAGTCAGFPAGRADGHQLVNRSGRVAVYLEVGDRLPGDRAHYPEEDLEARAIRGSYEFRHKDGTPY from the coding sequence ATGAAAACGCCGCTCGATTTACCAGCCCTCGACCCCGCGGGCGTGCCTGTCCGGACCTCCTCCATCTACCCGACCGAGGAGCAGCGCCAGCGGGTTAAGGGCCGCAGCAAACAAGCCCTGGGCGATGCCTTGGGATTGCAGAATTTCGGCGTCAACCTGGTCAGGCTGGAGCCCGGTGCAATCTCCGCCTTCCGGCACTGGCACAGCCGGCAGGACGAATTCGTCTACGTGCTGGAAGGCGAACTCACCCTGGTCACCGAGACCGGCGAGCAATGCCTGGCGGCGGGCACCTGCGCTGGCTTCCCGGCCGGCCGGGCGGACGGGCATCAGCTGGTCAACCGGAGCGGCCGCGTCGCGGTCTACCTGGAAGTCGGCGACCGGCTGCCGGGAGACCGGGCGCATTATCCCGAAGAGGACTTGGAGGCCAGGGCGATCAGGGGAAGCTACGAGTTCCGGCACAAAGACGGAACCCCGTACTGA
- a CDS encoding glutathione S-transferase, whose protein sequence is MFLSLPFFIVIRQASLPISNSIPAMAGKPGYGNLAGPPSPPSAYNRRSIHDREAPPMVTLYGSAISNYYNKVKLALLEKGIEFREERTIPSQDAAVLAKSPLGKIPFIETDRGCLSESQAILEYLEDTHPEKPLYPADPYARAKCRELIQHLELNVELIARRLYLEAFFGGKVSEETKAEVRPKIEAGLKGLMRLARFSPYVCSDNFCAAWPHLTLIGLATSRIYGEDLVAAQIPALADYLAVMTARSAAQKVAADRAQALETFVGARKP, encoded by the coding sequence ATGTTCCTTTCCCTCCCGTTTTTCATCGTCATCCGCCAAGCATCGTTGCCCATTAGCAACAGTATACCCGCGATGGCCGGCAAGCCGGGATACGGCAACTTGGCAGGCCCGCCGTCGCCCCCTTCGGCTTACAATCGGCGCTCCATCCACGACCGCGAGGCACCGCCCATGGTCACCCTGTACGGTTCCGCCATCAGCAACTACTACAACAAGGTCAAGCTGGCCCTGCTCGAAAAGGGCATCGAATTCCGCGAGGAACGGACGATTCCTTCCCAGGACGCTGCCGTCCTGGCGAAGTCGCCGCTCGGAAAGATCCCGTTCATCGAAACGGATCGGGGCTGCTTATCGGAATCCCAGGCCATTCTGGAATACCTGGAAGACACTCACCCGGAAAAACCGCTCTACCCCGCCGACCCTTACGCCCGCGCCAAATGCCGCGAACTGATCCAGCACCTCGAACTGAACGTCGAACTCATCGCCCGCAGGCTTTACCTGGAAGCCTTCTTCGGCGGCAAGGTCTCCGAGGAAACCAAGGCCGAGGTCAGACCGAAGATCGAAGCGGGCCTGAAAGGCCTGATGCGGCTGGCACGGTTCTCCCCGTATGTGTGCTCCGACAACTTCTGCGCCGCCTGGCCACATTTGACCTTGATCGGCCTCGCCACCAGCCGCATCTACGGCGAAGACCTGGTCGCCGCCCAGATTCCGGCCCTGGCCGACTATCTGGCGGTAATGACGGCCCGGTCCGCCGCGCAAAAGGTCGCGGCGGACCGGGCCCAGGCGCTGGAAACATTCGTCGGCGCCCGCAAACCGTAA